A stretch of the Plasmodium berghei ANKA genome assembly, chromosome: 10 genome encodes the following:
- a CDS encoding RING zinc finger protein, putative translates to MNNNQNIKNEVIVTINGTKDVNINIENEGNEIKDDIKHIGIAEENIKTDSKITTNNYRNDNSMKIVIKEKDSINCNEFNICSTILTDEFKDGENGNITKCPENVECIEINNNNNKDIDIENINKKNEMINNESIDLENNNNEHTLSNERIYGRSDSSSSLTIDDNPNISRRAYRSFHICSIFIHLALLLMILLLIATLINDYTVYITADKGKTIIYICGILLGLLCLHACINLYISLMFLADYEISRKIKIIESKMHMIVLLYLFLCLYVYLFEDKNNPIRPIFSFAILLSVIYYFMPLFLYIVLRILFFIVIFTIIFMKRKSPTPKNVLKKLKIIKYIDYKNYCEHIRANQMSISEFNDKENKQVDEKVADKEDCILKNSEQNISCNKNENNNQDLNKNCNNEINNLEIKDNIKNSKIEKNNNHVKMDKEVCNRKLNNMNRLNYYSINIYDKNKKKNISYKSKNIEDEIIKNNIYDKENGETNNYIKSNSFYINIENENYMCAICFVDYLDDDSICVLPCNYMHYYHKDCIFTWLKKNNDCPLCRKNITI, encoded by the coding sequence ATGAAcaataatcaaaatataaaaaatgaagtaATTGTAACAATAAATGGGACAAAAGatgttaatataaatatagaaaacGAGGGgaatgaaataaaagatgATATAAAGCATATCGGAATAGcagaagaaaatataaaaactgATTCTAAAATAACAACAAACAATTATAGAAATGATAATTCAATGAAAATAGTGATAAAAGAAAAGGATAGTATAAATTGTAATGAGTTCAATATTTGTAGTACTATTTTAACAGACGAATTTAAAGATGGcgaaaatggaaatataacaaaatgcCCTGAAAATGTAGAATGtattgaaataaataataataataataaagacaTAGATATAGAAAACATTAAcaagaaaaatgaaatgataaataatgaaagtattgatttggaaaataacaataatgaACATACTTTGTCCAATGAACGCATATATGGCAGAAGTGATAGTTCAAGCAGCTTAACTATAGATGACAATCCCAATATATCAAGAAGAGCATATAGAAGTTTTCATATATGttcaatttttattcatttagcattattattaatgattttattattaatagcGACATTAATTAATGATTATACAGTATATATAACAGCAGATAAAGgaaaaacaataatttatatttgtggTATACTATTAGGTTTATTATGTTTACATGCatgtataaatttatatatatctttaatGTTTTTAGCAGATTATGAGATTtcaagaaaaataaaaattattgaatcaaaaatgcatatgattgttttattatatttatttttatgtttatatgtatatttgtttgaagataaaaataacccTATACGTCCAATATTTTCCTTtgctatattattatcagttatttattattttatgccattatttttatatattgtattgagaattttattttttattgttattttcacaataatatttatgaaaagaaaaagtCCAACTCCAAAAAAtgtcttaaaaaaattaaaaattatcaaatatatagattACAAAAACTATTGTGAACATATACGAGCAAATCAAATGTCAATATCAGAATTTAATGATAAAGAGAATAAACAAGTGGATGAAAAAGTAGCAGATAAAGAGGATtgtattttgaaaaattctgaacaaaatatatcatgtaataaaaatgaaaacaataatcaagatttaaataaaaattgtaataatgaaataaataatttagaaattaaagataatattaaaaatagtaaaattgaaaaaaataataaccaTGTAAAAATGGATAAAGAAGTATGTAAtagaaaattaaataatatgaataggctaaattattattcgattaacatatatgataaaaataagaaaaaaaatatttcatataagtcaaaaaatatagaagatgaaattataaagaataatatatatgataaagaaaatggtgaaacaaataattatattaagagtaattcattttacattaatattgaaaatgaaaattatatgtgtGCAATTTGTTTTGTTGACTATTTAGACGATGATAGTATTTGTGTATTACCATGTAATTACATGCATTATTATCACAAAGATTGCATATTTACATGGTTAAAGAAAAACAACGATTGTCCTTTGTgcagaaaaaatataacaatttaa